The Molothrus ater isolate BHLD 08-10-18 breed brown headed cowbird chromosome 17, BPBGC_Mater_1.1, whole genome shotgun sequence DNA segment CCCAGAATGAAGCGGGGGATGGCTTGCCACCCCCAGGAGCGCCACTTCTGCCCAGGGCcgtggcagggcagggcacccAGGCTCGTGGGGCGGTACAGCCGCACcacctccagcctgcccaggctCTCTGGTGGGGCTACGTCCTCTGGAACCTCCAGGATGGTGACAACCAGGCAGTCGGGGCTGGATGTGGGCTCCAGCACGCTGGGGCAAAGGAGTACCTCAGGAGATAGGGGTGGACCCCGTTTCTTGGCCCGTTCACGGCCtgtcagcagtgccagtgcctcaccatcatcctgcagctgctgcacgTCCCCACCCGGCACCGGGCTGTGCTGGCGGCAGAAGGGGCAACGGAGCTGGGGGGTTGAAGCATCCCCCGGGGGAACAATCCTGCGCAGGCAGCGGGCACAGAGGCGATGGCCACAGCGGAGCAGCTTGGGCCTGCGGGCTCGGGCGTCGAAGTGGCTGTAGCAGATGTGGCACTCCAGCTCGGGGGACGAGGGTGCCACCGGCGGGGACACCAGTTTGCTCTCTGGCTGGGCCATGCTcctggggggctgctgggggctgtccgggctgcagggagggggcacCGCTGtcagccagggctgagggcaggcCCCGGGCCCGCTGCCTCCCACGCGTGGGGTCCCAGCGCCGCCGCATGCCGTGGCCATTGTCCCGGTCAGACCCCGGGGCTCGGTGGGAGAGCGGGGCAGCGAAAGCACAGTGGTGGCGACAGCCCCCTCCCGACCGCGACTCCAACCCCAGCCCGGTGCCACCGGCGCTGGGACTCGCCGTCATCCCGCCCCTGCTTTGCGGGGAAAAAATCGCTCCCAGGGGCCGGCGCCAGTGGAAGGGCAGCTCCCGGACACATCTCTGCCCCTCTCGGTGCGTGTGGGTTCCCGGGGGCCCCGGGATGGCTCCGAACACCGGCTGTGCCGGCGGCGGGGACCCCTCCCACCCAGCACCCGCTCCCCGGGCGAGCCGCTCTCGGTCCGTACTCCCCgcccccgctcccggcccgcaCCGCATCCTCTCCCGTACCTGCAGCTCCCGGCGGGGACACAGCGGCGGCTCGGTCCCCGCCGCCGGCGGGCTCGGTGGCACCGGTGGGCTCCGCGGCAGCGGGCGAAGGCCCGGCAGCCCCATGGGGGGAGGCGCGGGGCGCTGCCCGCCGCGCTGCGGGGGCGAGCACGGCGCAGGGgccgccggcagcgccgcggCGTTGGCCCGGTAACGGGGAGCGGGGAACGAGGGGGAGCTCGGACGGGCCGTGCTGGAGCCCTGCGGAGCCCCCTCGTGCAGAACCGGGCCCCGCCGGCTGCTGAGGGGCAGGCGCAGGGGTCGGTGCAGGGTTTGGTGCGGGATCGGTGCGGCTCCCGGTACTCCAGGGTTCCCCGCTCACGGTCAGCCCTGAGGATGCTCCTTCCCGGCGTGGGGCCTGCGGTAGCGGCGTTTGGGGTTCAGCATCCCCGGGGAATCGAGTCGGGGGCACTCGGGGGACACAGCACTTGACAGGttcagggtgggcacagccaaGTCCCCTGCACATCCTACACTGCAGACTGTGTTTCCCAAGCCCAaatcctctcccagctgctgcccttaCAGGGCGTTTCCAGGAGCCGTT contains these protein-coding regions:
- the LOC118694466 gene encoding E3 ubiquitin-protein ligase RNF182-like; its protein translation is MAQPESKLVSPPVAPSSPELECHICYSHFDARARRPKLLRCGHRLCARCLRRIVPPGDASTPQLRCPFCRQHSPVPGGDVQQLQDDGEALALLTGRERAKKRGPPLSPEVLLCPSVLEPTSSPDCLVVTILEVPEDVAPPESLGRLEVVRLYRPTSLGALPCHGPGQKWRSWGWQAIPRFILGVLCLLYFSSLPFGIYLLLIEHHSLGIILVSLVPSTLLLCIVYSLCQCLCLEVFGFPHS